The Apis mellifera strain DH4 linkage group LG16, Amel_HAv3.1, whole genome shotgun sequence genome has a segment encoding these proteins:
- the LOC409777 gene encoding glutamate receptor ionotropic, kainate 2 isoform X1, whose amino-acid sequence MSTTLVAVCALLLTFLGVSICQISMNMLIVIEEPDKSILNILNEALPQAEKNYGNDIISVHISTIEVERSNTDASFKKVCAALFKGISIVLDMTWTGWDTLRNKANENGIIYKRGDSNINPYIQAIDDLLMLKNATDVALIFEDERELNQSLYYLIGNSILRLIVIDEFTEKTVSKIKSMRPSPSYYAIYASTAKMEDYFRTAVQGGLVKRNGIWKLIFTDNNYKDFKYINGDLQLNVSITVLWMKMDVCCRLIGESLCNCPSNVKIFSNYFKRLVGLIVSLMSELQASGVSVEPKSVKCSSNANQSSNVTIEAFNKNIVAKLGGNDTFEYWPEKGMITYKAEIELKILENGLLEPLATWTRNGKIKEAENKKILPAKRFFRIGITPSVPWIIPKIDPATGKVMKNENGNDMWDGYCIDFVKKLSEEMQFDYDLIIPEDRQFGKKLPNGQWNGLIGDLAKGETDIIVAALTMTSEREEVIDFVAPYFEQSGLLIVMRKPVRKPSLFKFMTVLKVEVWLSIVGALTLTGIMIWILDKYSPYSARNNKQLYPYPCREFTLKESFWFALTSFTPQGGGEAPKALSSRILVAAYWLFVVLMLATFTANLAAFLTVERMQSPVQSLEQLARQSRINYTVVANSSQHQYFINMKNAEDKLYTVWKEITLNNTSDEVEYRVWDYPIKEQYGHILQAITQVGPVANSVEGFRKVIESENAEFAFIHDSSEIRYEVTKNCNLTEVGEVFAEQPYAIAVQQGSHLQEEISRKFVFYIWTLKGMIVSFISILCRILDLQKDRYFEMLASKYWNQTQKAQCLNSDDNEGITLESLGGVFIATLFGLALAMITLAGEVFYYRKRNTETEKSTKDKKRKVKNKIIQNLTKMSLQMKPAPINPFFEKTNNPPRVSHISVYPRNLPFKE is encoded by the exons ATGTCCACGACACTAGTTGCGGTGTGCGCATTGCTGCTTACATTTCTCGGTGTTTCCATTTGTCAAATATCCATGAACATGT tgaTAGTGATAGAAGAACCggataaatcgattttaaacattttgaacGAAGCTCTACCGCAAGCAGAAAAGAATTATGGCAACGACATCATCTCTGTTCACATTTCTACAATAGAAGTTGAACGTTCCAATACAGATGCTAGCTTTAAAAAAG TATGTGCTGCCTTATTTAAGGGGATCAGTATCGTACTCGATATGACCTGGACCGGTTGGGATACTCTTCGGAACAAGGCCAACgagaatggaataatatacAAACGGGGTGACAGCAATATAAACCCGTACATCCAAGCGATCGATGATCTTTTGATGTTGAAAAACGCCACTGATGTTGCTCTGATCTTCGAAGATGAAAGAG AGTTGAATCAGAGTCTCTACTATTTGATCGGAAACTCGATCCTGAGATTGATCGTGATCGACGAATTCACCGAGAAAACGGTGTCGAAGATCAAGAGTATGAGGCCATCGCCGTCTTATTACGCTATCTATGCCAGTACAGCCAAGATGGAGGATTACTTCAGAACT gcCGTGCAAGGAGGATTGGTGAAGAGAAATGGAATATGGAAATTGATTTTCACCGATAATAACTACAAGGATTTTAAATACATCAACGGAGACTTACAGTTGAACGTGTCCATCACGGTTCTATGGATGAAGATGGACGTTTGTTGCAGATTAATCGGTGAATCCCTCTGCAATTGTCCTTCAAACGTTAAA atattttcgaattatttcaaacgatTGGTAGGCCTCATCGTGAGCCTGATGAGCGAACTTCAGGCATCGGGTGTCAGCGTGGAGCCAAAAAGTGTCAAATGCTCGTCAAACGCGAATCAAAGTTCAAATGTCACGATTGAGGCGTTCAACAAGAATATAGTTGCT AAACTGGGAGGCAACGATACGTTTGAGTATTGGCCAGAGAAAGGGATGATCACGTATAAAGCtgaaatagaattgaaaattcttgagAATGGATTATTGGAACCGTTGGCCACTTGGACGAGGAATGGAAAGATAAAAGAGGCggagaataaaaagatattacctGCTAAAAGATTCTTTCGAATTGGAATTACTCCC TCAGTGCCTTGGATAATACCTAAAATCGATCCAGCGACTGGAAAAGTTATGAAAAATGAGAATGGAAATGATATGTGGGATGGATATTGTATAGACTTTGTGAAGAAATTATCCGAAGAGATGCAATTTGATTATGATCTTATCATACCTGAAGATCGACAATTTGGCAAGAAATTACCTAATGGACAATGGAATGGCTTGATTGGTGATCTAGCTAAAGGA gagacAGATATCATAGTTGCTGCATTGACAATGACTTCAGAACGCGAGGAAGTGATCGATTTCGTCGCTCCTTACTTCGAGCAATCCGGCTTATTAATTG taATGAGGAAACCTGTCCGCAAACCGTcccttttcaaatttatgacAGTACTCAAAGTCGAGGTGTGGTTAAGCATCGTAGGAGCTTTAACATTAACTGGCATCATGATTTGGATACTTGACAAATATTCTCCTTACAGCGCCAGGAATAATAAACAACTGTATCCGTATCCTTGTCG GGAATTCACGTTGAAGGAGAGTTTCTGGTTCGCCTTGACGTCTTTTACACCCCAAGGTGGCGGCGAGGCACCCAAAGCGTTATCAAGCAGGATACTAGTTGCTGCTTATTGGTTATTCGTTGTTTTAATGTTGGCTACGTTCACTGCTAACTTAGCTGCTTTCCTTACTGTGGAAAGAATGCag TCTCCTGTGCAATCTTTGGAACAATTGGCCAGACAATCTAGAATCAATTATACTGTCGTGGCTAATTCCAGTCAGCatcagtattttataaatatgaagaatGCAGAGGATAAATTGTACAC gGTATGGAAAGAAATCACGTTGAACAACACAAGTGACGAGGTGGAGTATCGAGTCTGGGATTATCCTATCAAGGAACAATACGGCCACATATTGCAAGCTATCACACAAGTCGGCCCAGTTGCAAATTCAGTGGAGGGTTTTCGAAAG GTGATAGAAAGCGAAAATGCAGAATTCGCTTTCATCCACGATTCGTCGGAGATACGGTATGAGGTAACGAAGAATTGCAATTTGACAGAGGTTGGGGAAGTGTTTGCGGAACAACCTTACGCAATTGCTGTTCAACAAGGAAGCCATTTGCAGGAAGAGATAAGCAGaaagtttgttttttatatttggacACTTAAAGGGATGATTGTATCATTTATATCGATTCTTTGCAGGATTTTGGATTTGCAGAAAGATAGATACTTTGAAATGTTGGCCTCTAAATATTGGAACCAAACGCAGAAGGCACAATGCCTGAATTCTGATGATAATGAAGGAATTACTTTGGAAAGTTTGG GTGGAGTATTTATCGCTACCCTCTTCGGACTCGCCCTGGCGATGATCACCTTAGCAGGAGAGGTATTCTATTACCGGAAACGGAACACGGAAACGGAGAAATCGACGAAggacaagaaaagaaaagtcaaGAACaagataatacaaaatttgacGAAAATGAGTCTGCAGATGAAACCAGCGCCTATCAATCCATTCTTCGAAAAGACGAACAATCCTCCTCGCGTGTCTCACATTTCCGTTTATCCTCGCAATCTCCCTTTCAAAGAATGA
- the LOC409777 gene encoding ionotropic receptor 25a isoform X2: protein MSTTLVAVCALLLTFLGVSICQISMNMLIVIEEPDKSILNILNEALPQAEKNYGNDIISVHISTIEVERSNTDASFKKVCAALFKGISIVLDMTWTGWDTLRNKANENGIIYKRGDSNINPYIQAIDDLLMLKNATDVALIFEDERELNQSLYYLIGNSILRLIVIDEFTEKTVSKIKSMRPSPSYYAIYASTAKMEDYFRTAVQGGLVKRNGIWKLIFTDNNYKDFKYINGDLQLNVSITVLWMKMDVCCRLIGESLCNCPSNVKIFSNYFKRLVGLIVSLMSELQASGVSVEPKSVKCSSNANQSSNVTIEAFNKNIVAKLGGNDTFEYWPEKGMITYKAEIELKILENGLLEPLATWTRNGKIKEAENKKILPAKRFFRIGITPSVPWIIPKIDPATGKVMKNENGNDMWDGYCIDFVKKLSEEMQFDYDLIIPEDRQFGKKLPNGQWNGLIGDLAKGETDIIVAALTMTSEREEVIDFVAPYFEQSGLLIVMRKPVRKPSLFKFMTVLKVEVWLSIVGALTLTGIMIWILDKYSPYSARNNKQLYPYPCREFTLKESFWFALTSFTPQGGGEAPKALSSRILVAAYWLFVVLMLATFTANLAAFLTVERMQSPVQSLEQLARQSRINYTVVANSSQHQYFINMKNAEDKLYTVWKEITLNNTSDEVEYRVWDYPIKEQYGHILQAITQVGPVANSVEGFRKVIESENAEFAFIHDSSEIRYEVTKNCNLTEVGEVFAEQPYAIAVQQGSHLQEEISRKILDLQKDRYFEMLASKYWNQTQKAQCLNSDDNEGITLESLGGVFIATLFGLALAMITLAGEVFYYRKRNTETEKSTKDKKRKVKNKIIQNLTKMSLQMKPAPINPFFEKTNNPPRVSHISVYPRNLPFKE from the exons ATGTCCACGACACTAGTTGCGGTGTGCGCATTGCTGCTTACATTTCTCGGTGTTTCCATTTGTCAAATATCCATGAACATGT tgaTAGTGATAGAAGAACCggataaatcgattttaaacattttgaacGAAGCTCTACCGCAAGCAGAAAAGAATTATGGCAACGACATCATCTCTGTTCACATTTCTACAATAGAAGTTGAACGTTCCAATACAGATGCTAGCTTTAAAAAAG TATGTGCTGCCTTATTTAAGGGGATCAGTATCGTACTCGATATGACCTGGACCGGTTGGGATACTCTTCGGAACAAGGCCAACgagaatggaataatatacAAACGGGGTGACAGCAATATAAACCCGTACATCCAAGCGATCGATGATCTTTTGATGTTGAAAAACGCCACTGATGTTGCTCTGATCTTCGAAGATGAAAGAG AGTTGAATCAGAGTCTCTACTATTTGATCGGAAACTCGATCCTGAGATTGATCGTGATCGACGAATTCACCGAGAAAACGGTGTCGAAGATCAAGAGTATGAGGCCATCGCCGTCTTATTACGCTATCTATGCCAGTACAGCCAAGATGGAGGATTACTTCAGAACT gcCGTGCAAGGAGGATTGGTGAAGAGAAATGGAATATGGAAATTGATTTTCACCGATAATAACTACAAGGATTTTAAATACATCAACGGAGACTTACAGTTGAACGTGTCCATCACGGTTCTATGGATGAAGATGGACGTTTGTTGCAGATTAATCGGTGAATCCCTCTGCAATTGTCCTTCAAACGTTAAA atattttcgaattatttcaaacgatTGGTAGGCCTCATCGTGAGCCTGATGAGCGAACTTCAGGCATCGGGTGTCAGCGTGGAGCCAAAAAGTGTCAAATGCTCGTCAAACGCGAATCAAAGTTCAAATGTCACGATTGAGGCGTTCAACAAGAATATAGTTGCT AAACTGGGAGGCAACGATACGTTTGAGTATTGGCCAGAGAAAGGGATGATCACGTATAAAGCtgaaatagaattgaaaattcttgagAATGGATTATTGGAACCGTTGGCCACTTGGACGAGGAATGGAAAGATAAAAGAGGCggagaataaaaagatattacctGCTAAAAGATTCTTTCGAATTGGAATTACTCCC TCAGTGCCTTGGATAATACCTAAAATCGATCCAGCGACTGGAAAAGTTATGAAAAATGAGAATGGAAATGATATGTGGGATGGATATTGTATAGACTTTGTGAAGAAATTATCCGAAGAGATGCAATTTGATTATGATCTTATCATACCTGAAGATCGACAATTTGGCAAGAAATTACCTAATGGACAATGGAATGGCTTGATTGGTGATCTAGCTAAAGGA gagacAGATATCATAGTTGCTGCATTGACAATGACTTCAGAACGCGAGGAAGTGATCGATTTCGTCGCTCCTTACTTCGAGCAATCCGGCTTATTAATTG taATGAGGAAACCTGTCCGCAAACCGTcccttttcaaatttatgacAGTACTCAAAGTCGAGGTGTGGTTAAGCATCGTAGGAGCTTTAACATTAACTGGCATCATGATTTGGATACTTGACAAATATTCTCCTTACAGCGCCAGGAATAATAAACAACTGTATCCGTATCCTTGTCG GGAATTCACGTTGAAGGAGAGTTTCTGGTTCGCCTTGACGTCTTTTACACCCCAAGGTGGCGGCGAGGCACCCAAAGCGTTATCAAGCAGGATACTAGTTGCTGCTTATTGGTTATTCGTTGTTTTAATGTTGGCTACGTTCACTGCTAACTTAGCTGCTTTCCTTACTGTGGAAAGAATGCag TCTCCTGTGCAATCTTTGGAACAATTGGCCAGACAATCTAGAATCAATTATACTGTCGTGGCTAATTCCAGTCAGCatcagtattttataaatatgaagaatGCAGAGGATAAATTGTACAC gGTATGGAAAGAAATCACGTTGAACAACACAAGTGACGAGGTGGAGTATCGAGTCTGGGATTATCCTATCAAGGAACAATACGGCCACATATTGCAAGCTATCACACAAGTCGGCCCAGTTGCAAATTCAGTGGAGGGTTTTCGAAAG GTGATAGAAAGCGAAAATGCAGAATTCGCTTTCATCCACGATTCGTCGGAGATACGGTATGAGGTAACGAAGAATTGCAATTTGACAGAGGTTGGGGAAGTGTTTGCGGAACAACCTTACGCAATTGCTGTTCAACAAGGAAGCCATTTGCAGGAAGAGATAAGCAGaaa GATTTTGGATTTGCAGAAAGATAGATACTTTGAAATGTTGGCCTCTAAATATTGGAACCAAACGCAGAAGGCACAATGCCTGAATTCTGATGATAATGAAGGAATTACTTTGGAAAGTTTGG GTGGAGTATTTATCGCTACCCTCTTCGGACTCGCCCTGGCGATGATCACCTTAGCAGGAGAGGTATTCTATTACCGGAAACGGAACACGGAAACGGAGAAATCGACGAAggacaagaaaagaaaagtcaaGAACaagataatacaaaatttgacGAAAATGAGTCTGCAGATGAAACCAGCGCCTATCAATCCATTCTTCGAAAAGACGAACAATCCTCCTCGCGTGTCTCACATTTCCGTTTATCCTCGCAATCTCCCTTTCAAAGAATGA